One Halobacterium zhouii genomic region harbors:
- a CDS encoding VOC family protein, with the protein MAKHSDEDGTEVTADLPDSPMHTTGVDHVTLIGSNEEDTVEFYRDLLGMPLVLRQPNLDDPNSTHLFFDAGDGRIVTFFVTDDQSSNPQPQRSQIGSVHHLSFSIAPERFADVKQALSEAGQRFNEFDRGIFHSLYTQDHNGLVIELSTDKYDVPDDRRGEVLATAQRLRVEDGAEYAEERHLEAALEELGIEAEKHDLPDAPSGAGGS; encoded by the coding sequence ATGGCCAAGCACTCAGACGAGGATGGCACCGAGGTCACGGCTGACCTGCCGGACAGTCCGATGCACACCACAGGAGTCGACCACGTCACACTCATCGGGAGCAACGAGGAGGACACCGTCGAGTTCTACCGCGACCTGCTCGGAATGCCCCTGGTGTTGCGCCAGCCGAACCTCGACGACCCGAACTCGACGCACCTCTTCTTCGACGCCGGTGACGGCCGCATCGTCACGTTCTTCGTGACCGACGACCAGTCGTCGAACCCGCAGCCACAGCGCTCGCAGATCGGGTCCGTCCACCACCTCTCGTTCTCCATCGCGCCCGAGCGCTTCGCCGACGTCAAACAGGCGCTCTCGGAGGCGGGCCAGCGGTTCAACGAGTTCGACCGCGGCATCTTCCACTCACTGTACACCCAGGACCACAACGGCCTCGTCATCGAACTCTCCACGGACAAGTACGACGTCCCCGACGACCGGCGCGGGGAGGTCCTCGCGACCGCTCAGCGCCTCCGCGTCGAGGACGGCGCCGAGTACGCCGAAGAACGACACCTCGAGGCCGCCCTCGAGGAGCTCGGTATTGAAGCTGAAAAACATGACCTCCCGGACGCTCCCTCCGGCGCTGGCGGAAGCTGA
- a CDS encoding NRDE family protein — translation MCTLAFAWRVYDDAPLVVAANRDEAVGRPASPPAVHGESPQVLMPRDEEAGGTWIGVNEHRVFVAVTNRRVELEDDDSQERPFAQSEERGSSRRSRGLLVTDALDAESASDAVEVVRRELADREYAGFNLVVADDEDCVLLEWDGVLRRHDLESGTHVVVNEGYDDGTEKSRTIRRALGGTTQDEWVTAAREALSDHETGACVHGDGFGTRSSSLVTIDDGGESGPDSGSVRYDFADGPPCETPYRRVDNQL, via the coding sequence GTGTGCACGCTGGCATTCGCGTGGCGCGTCTACGACGACGCGCCGCTGGTCGTCGCCGCGAACCGCGACGAGGCCGTCGGTCGCCCCGCTTCGCCGCCCGCCGTCCACGGCGAGAGTCCGCAAGTGTTGATGCCGCGCGACGAGGAGGCGGGTGGCACCTGGATCGGCGTGAACGAACACCGCGTGTTCGTCGCCGTCACGAACCGCCGGGTCGAGTTGGAGGACGACGACTCACAGGAACGGCCGTTCGCCCAGTCCGAGGAGCGTGGCTCCTCGCGGCGCTCTAGAGGACTGCTCGTCACAGACGCCCTCGACGCCGAGAGCGCGAGCGACGCCGTCGAGGTCGTCCGGCGCGAACTCGCGGACCGCGAGTACGCCGGGTTCAATCTCGTCGTCGCGGACGACGAAGACTGCGTGCTCCTCGAGTGGGACGGCGTGCTCCGCCGGCACGATCTCGAATCTGGGACGCACGTCGTGGTGAACGAGGGGTACGACGACGGCACCGAGAAATCTCGGACTATCCGGCGCGCGCTCGGGGGGACCACCCAAGATGAGTGGGTGACGGCCGCGCGTGAGGCGCTGTCCGACCACGAAACAGGCGCCTGCGTACACGGCGACGGCTTCGGGACGCGCTCGTCGTCGCTCGTCACCATCGACGACGGCGGTGAGAGCGGCCCGGACAGTGGGTCCGTTCGATACGACTTCGCGGACGGGCCACCCTGCGAGACGCCCTACCGGCGCGTAGACAATCAACTTTAA
- a CDS encoding BCCT family transporter, with product MNTRIWYALGLEEASWSERALFFVTMAAMLSLAVVGFTRPTVLSSVLNGAFDWVLRYFGWWFILLGFVLLVFVLGVTFSRYGRLRIGGPDAKPEFDTFSWLSMVFTVGFGGSVLIWGVGEPVSIFQNPPPQPYPVEGASLKSLALAFMFIHEVFPGLAMWYLPVALAFGVVVYTQGVGEYKISSMLSGVVDTDSYPGFHWAVDLAAIVATIGGIATTLGFSAQTMAAILGRVFGLEATLLTYGVFALVGLVFLADVWLGLRQGIRNAARATMLLIGASMALLVAVGPTLFMFELGLDATGVWLDNIFRLMLYTAPTSAGNWAGQWTGFWWAWWAAWSIFVGSFVARVSKGRTIREMFVVLVVAPAFLTWIQHLLIGGWVLAPGYVGPVGNAMAAHGIPAAIARALTITPYGSVLAVLFVLVIAGYIITSLDSAVFMISAITIGDEDPNARNRAWWGGLLAFFGMMSLELESFAAIQSLSPLLALPFTVFLLAIVYASYVAARDYAANADDVNVEPGSLLSTREESGPDQGSESSGAAPADDD from the coding sequence GTGAACACACGAATCTGGTACGCGCTCGGTCTGGAGGAAGCGTCCTGGTCGGAGCGAGCACTGTTCTTCGTCACGATGGCTGCGATGCTCTCGCTCGCAGTCGTCGGCTTCACTCGCCCGACGGTATTGAGTAGTGTTCTCAATGGCGCGTTCGATTGGGTGCTCCGGTACTTCGGCTGGTGGTTCATTCTCCTCGGGTTCGTCCTCCTGGTGTTCGTCCTGGGGGTAACGTTCTCCCGGTACGGCCGCCTGCGCATCGGCGGCCCGGACGCCAAACCCGAGTTCGACACGTTCTCCTGGCTCTCGATGGTGTTCACCGTCGGGTTCGGCGGGTCCGTGCTCATCTGGGGCGTCGGCGAACCCGTCTCCATCTTCCAGAACCCGCCACCCCAGCCCTACCCGGTGGAGGGCGCGTCCCTGAAGTCGCTCGCGCTGGCGTTCATGTTCATCCACGAGGTGTTCCCCGGACTCGCGATGTGGTACCTGCCGGTAGCGCTCGCGTTCGGCGTCGTCGTCTACACCCAGGGCGTCGGCGAGTACAAGATCAGTTCGATGCTCTCCGGCGTCGTCGACACGGACTCCTATCCGGGGTTCCACTGGGCCGTCGACCTCGCCGCCATCGTCGCCACCATCGGCGGCATCGCGACGACACTCGGGTTCAGCGCGCAGACGATGGCCGCCATCCTCGGGCGCGTGTTCGGCCTCGAGGCGACGCTGCTAACCTACGGGGTGTTCGCGCTCGTCGGCCTCGTCTTCCTCGCGGACGTGTGGCTCGGCCTCCGGCAGGGAATCCGGAACGCCGCCCGCGCCACCATGCTGCTCATCGGCGCGTCGATGGCCCTCCTCGTCGCGGTCGGTCCGACGCTGTTCATGTTCGAACTCGGTCTCGACGCGACGGGCGTCTGGCTCGACAACATATTCCGACTCATGCTGTACACCGCGCCGACGTCGGCGGGCAACTGGGCCGGCCAGTGGACGGGCTTCTGGTGGGCGTGGTGGGCCGCCTGGAGCATCTTCGTCGGGAGCTTCGTCGCGCGGGTCTCCAAGGGCCGCACCATCCGCGAGATGTTCGTCGTGCTCGTCGTCGCGCCGGCGTTCCTCACGTGGATCCAGCACCTGCTCATCGGCGGATGGGTGCTGGCGCCCGGGTACGTCGGCCCGGTCGGGAATGCGATGGCGGCCCACGGCATCCCGGCGGCCATCGCCCGCGCGCTCACCATCACGCCGTACGGGTCGGTGCTCGCCGTGCTGTTCGTGCTCGTCATCGCGGGCTACATCATCACGTCTCTGGACTCGGCGGTGTTCATGATCTCGGCGATCACCATCGGCGACGAGGACCCGAACGCGCGGAACCGCGCGTGGTGGGGCGGGCTACTCGCGTTCTTCGGCATGATGTCCCTGGAACTCGAGAGCTTCGCCGCCATCCAGTCGCTGTCACCGCTGCTCGCGCTCCCGTTCACCGTGTTCCTGCTCGCCATCGTCTACGCGAGTTACGTCGCGGCGCGGGACTACGCGGCGAACGCCGACGACGTGAACGTCGAACCCGGGTCGCTGCTCTCGACCCGAGAGGAGTCCGGACCAGACCAGGGCAGTGAGTCCTCGGGCGCAGCGCCCGCAGACGACGACTGA
- a CDS encoding 1,4-dihydroxy-2-naphthoate polyprenyltransferase — protein sequence MTETADVSQSRAWVMAARPHTLPAAAAPVVVGTGLAVHAGVFALLPAVAALVGAALIQVGTNFANDYYDAVQGADTADREGFTRVTAGGLIDPGRVKLAMYATFALAILDGAYLVYVGGLPIVVIGLASVASGIAYTGGPYPLGYHGLGDLFVFVFFGIVAVTGTFYVQAAAHLAEPLATGIPAGTVTLDAVVASLPVAALSTNILVVNNVRDREEDARTGKRTLAVRLGYTASRVEFVAMLSLAYLVPVWLALEGYALIVLLPLLSLPLAVSVTRTVLSRTDGEALNPALTRVGQLLALYSVLFAVGFAA from the coding sequence ATGACCGAAACCGCCGACGTCTCGCAGTCGAGAGCGTGGGTGATGGCCGCCCGACCGCACACCCTCCCGGCGGCCGCCGCGCCGGTCGTCGTCGGCACCGGCCTCGCCGTACACGCCGGCGTGTTCGCGTTGCTGCCGGCGGTCGCCGCGCTCGTCGGCGCTGCGCTCATCCAGGTCGGAACGAACTTCGCGAACGACTACTACGACGCCGTGCAGGGCGCGGACACCGCCGACCGCGAGGGGTTCACGCGCGTCACCGCGGGCGGCCTCATCGACCCCGGGCGCGTGAAACTCGCGATGTACGCGACGTTCGCGCTCGCTATCCTCGACGGCGCGTACCTCGTCTACGTCGGCGGCCTGCCCATCGTGGTCATCGGCCTCGCCAGCGTCGCCTCGGGCATCGCGTACACGGGCGGCCCGTACCCCCTGGGCTACCACGGTCTCGGCGACCTGTTCGTCTTCGTGTTCTTCGGCATCGTCGCGGTCACGGGCACGTTCTACGTGCAGGCCGCTGCCCACCTCGCCGAACCCCTGGCGACCGGAATCCCGGCCGGGACGGTCACGTTGGACGCGGTCGTCGCCAGCCTTCCGGTTGCCGCGCTCTCCACGAACATCCTCGTCGTGAACAACGTCCGCGACCGCGAGGAGGACGCCCGGACGGGCAAGCGTACGCTCGCAGTCCGCCTGGGCTACACCGCCTCCCGCGTCGAATTCGTCGCAATGCTCTCGCTCGCGTATCTGGTGCCGGTTTGGCTCGCCCTCGAGGGGTACGCCCTCATAGTCCTCCTTCCACTCCTCTCGCTCCCGCTTGCGGTCTCCGTGACGCGCACCGTGCTCTCGCGGACCGACGGCGAGGCGCTCAACCCCGCGCTCACGCGCGTCGGCCAACTGCTCGCGCTGTACTCCGTGCTGTTCGCGGTGGGATTCGCAGCATGA
- a CDS encoding class I adenylate-forming enzyme family protein, translating to MRDEIALQAASTPDGTALVDAATDESWTFAEFDTEVQATAGRLAALGVESGDRVAVLMETRPAFARLVFACARLGAVLVPLNARLSRPELETHVDAVRPVLVVCEADTVADADELDAPAVSVDAGAAEGSAATVGDFAARTPDAIQPADLAWDDTRALMFTSGTTGDPKAVRLTYGNFAASAVASAFRLGVLPEDRWCCPLSMYHMGGLSVVLRSALYGTTAVLTRGFDANPVRDALAAYDCTGVSLVPTMLRRLLDAGGVPDGLRFALVGGAPTPPELAARALDAGVPVCLTYGMTETTSQVATLRPEQASDAPAGGGQSDRLDTVGRPLLGTEVTVVDGDGSPLPAGEEGELVVSGPTVTPGYLNSGGAAGGESGANAGRFCEHGLRTGDRGFVDDEGYLHVRGRQADRIITGGENVDPERVEDVLADHSRVTDAAVVGVPDDEWGERVGALVVLAGDESAAPATGDAATGDVVEELLAFAEDRLADYERPRIVVAVDSLPRTASGTVDREAAVEELADEN from the coding sequence GTGCGTGACGAGATCGCGCTGCAGGCTGCGAGTACCCCCGACGGCACGGCGCTCGTGGACGCCGCGACCGACGAGTCGTGGACGTTCGCCGAGTTCGACACCGAAGTCCAGGCGACAGCTGGTCGGCTCGCGGCGCTCGGCGTCGAGTCCGGGGACCGCGTCGCCGTGCTGATGGAGACCCGTCCGGCGTTCGCGCGCCTCGTGTTCGCGTGCGCTCGCCTCGGCGCCGTGCTCGTGCCGCTGAACGCGCGGCTCTCACGGCCCGAACTCGAGACGCATGTGGACGCGGTCCGACCCGTGCTCGTCGTCTGTGAGGCGGACACGGTGGCGGACGCGGACGAACTCGACGCGCCCGCGGTGAGCGTCGACGCCGGAGCAGCTGAGGGTTCGGCGGCTACCGTTGGCGACTTCGCGGCGCGCACTCCGGATGCGATCCAGCCAGCCGATCTGGCGTGGGACGACACCCGCGCGCTCATGTTCACCTCCGGGACCACGGGCGACCCGAAGGCGGTCCGACTCACCTACGGGAACTTCGCCGCGAGCGCGGTCGCGTCGGCGTTCCGCCTCGGCGTGCTACCCGAGGACCGCTGGTGTTGTCCGCTCTCTATGTACCACATGGGTGGGCTCTCGGTCGTTCTACGGTCGGCGCTGTACGGGACGACCGCCGTGCTCACGCGCGGGTTCGACGCCAACCCGGTCCGCGACGCGCTCGCGGCGTACGACTGCACGGGCGTCTCGCTCGTGCCGACGATGCTCCGGCGACTCCTCGACGCCGGCGGCGTGCCCGATGGGCTTCGGTTCGCGCTCGTCGGCGGCGCACCAACACCCCCCGAACTGGCGGCGCGTGCCCTCGACGCGGGCGTTCCGGTCTGTCTCACGTACGGGATGACCGAGACCACCTCGCAAGTCGCGACGCTGCGCCCGGAACAGGCCAGCGACGCGCCAGCAGGTGGCGGGCAGTCCGACCGACTCGACACGGTAGGCCGCCCGCTTCTGGGCACCGAAGTGACTGTGGTCGACGGCGACGGCAGTCCGTTGCCCGCCGGCGAGGAGGGGGAACTCGTGGTGTCGGGGCCGACTGTCACGCCCGGCTATCTGAACTCGGGCGGAGCGGCGGGCGGCGAATCCGGCGCGAACGCCGGACGATTCTGCGAGCATGGGCTCCGCACGGGCGACCGCGGGTTCGTGGACGACGAGGGCTACCTCCACGTCCGTGGGCGGCAGGCAGACCGCATCATCACGGGTGGGGAGAACGTCGACCCAGAGCGCGTCGAGGACGTCCTCGCCGACCACTCCCGCGTGACCGACGCAGCGGTCGTCGGCGTGCCCGACGACGAGTGGGGGGAGCGCGTCGGCGCGCTCGTGGTGCTCGCCGGCGACGAATCCGCGGCCCCCGCCACTGGGGACGCTGCCACCGGAGACGTCGTCGAGGAACTTCTCGCGTTCGCGGAGGACCGCCTGGCGGACTACGAACGCCCGCGAATCGTCGTGGCCGTCGATTCGCTGCCGCGGACCGCGTCCGGCACCGTGGACCGCGAGGCGGCCGTCGAGGAACTCGCCGACGAGAACTAA
- the cutA gene encoding divalent-cation tolerance protein CutA, with product MPTAYITAPRDDAQELADRLVTERHAACVNALECRSVYRWDDDVVRDDEAVLFAKTTDAAWDDLVAFVEAEHPYDVPCIERFDESFVEPGFEAWVGESVE from the coding sequence ATGCCGACGGCGTACATCACTGCCCCACGGGACGACGCACAGGAACTCGCGGACCGACTCGTCACCGAGCGCCACGCCGCCTGCGTCAACGCCCTCGAGTGCCGGTCAGTCTACCGGTGGGACGACGACGTCGTCCGCGACGACGAGGCGGTCCTGTTCGCGAAGACCACGGACGCCGCGTGGGACGACCTCGTCGCCTTCGTCGAGGCCGAACATCCCTACGACGTGCCGTGCATCGAGCGCTTCGACGAGTCCTTCGTCGAACCCGGTTTCGAGGCGTGGGTGGGGGAGTCCGTCGAGTGA
- the glpK gene encoding glycerol kinase GlpK, whose product MTADTYVGAIDQGTTGTRFMVFDHDGSVVANAYEKHEQLYPEPGWVEHDPLEIWDNTQRVVERALADAELAPEDLAALGVTNQRETTLFWDAHTGTPIHNAIVWQDRRTTDRVEELQETGWTETIRAKTGLEVDAYFSATKAEWLLDNADPIKLQRSRPQDVRERAEAGDLCFGTIDSWLIYKLTGQHVTDVTNASRTMLFDIHDMEWDDELLDEFGVPRETLPEVRPSSDENVYGYTDADGFLDAEVPVAGALGDQQAALFGQTCFDAGDAKNTYGTGSFFLMNTGTDAVASDHGLLTTVGFQRSGEPPQYALEGAIFATGAAIEWLQDTDIIEDAAETERLARSVDSTDGVYFVPAFTGLGAPHWDQRARGTVVGLTRGTGKAHLVRAVLESIAYQTRDVAEAMEADAGLDMNRLRVDGGAVKNNFLCQLQADIIGTDIARPQVDETTALGSAYAAGLAVGYWETVDELRDNWRTDREFEQRDTPDVEDNYEQWGRAVERSRDWAQEGT is encoded by the coding sequence ATGACAGCAGACACGTACGTCGGCGCAATCGACCAGGGGACCACCGGCACCCGATTCATGGTGTTCGACCACGACGGCTCCGTGGTCGCGAACGCCTACGAGAAACACGAACAGCTCTACCCGGAACCCGGATGGGTCGAACACGACCCCCTCGAGATCTGGGACAACACCCAGCGCGTCGTCGAGCGCGCGCTCGCGGACGCCGAACTGGCGCCCGAAGACCTCGCGGCCCTCGGGGTGACGAACCAGCGCGAGACCACGCTCTTCTGGGACGCCCACACGGGCACGCCCATCCACAACGCCATCGTCTGGCAGGACCGACGCACCACCGACCGCGTCGAGGAACTCCAGGAGACCGGGTGGACAGAGACCATCCGGGCGAAGACCGGCCTCGAGGTCGACGCGTACTTCTCCGCGACCAAGGCCGAGTGGCTGCTCGACAACGCAGACCCCATCAAGCTCCAGCGCTCGCGCCCCCAGGACGTCCGCGAGCGCGCCGAGGCGGGCGACCTCTGCTTCGGGACCATCGACTCCTGGCTCATCTACAAGCTCACCGGCCAGCACGTCACGGACGTCACGAACGCGTCGCGGACGATGCTGTTCGACATCCACGACATGGAGTGGGACGACGAACTCCTCGACGAGTTCGGCGTGCCCCGAGAGACCTTGCCCGAGGTCCGCCCGTCCAGCGACGAGAACGTCTACGGGTACACGGACGCTGACGGCTTCCTCGACGCCGAGGTCCCGGTCGCCGGCGCGCTCGGCGACCAGCAAGCCGCGCTGTTCGGACAGACGTGCTTCGACGCCGGCGACGCCAAGAACACCTACGGCACCGGCTCCTTCTTCCTGATGAACACGGGAACGGACGCCGTCGCCAGCGACCACGGCCTGCTGACGACCGTCGGCTTCCAGCGCTCGGGCGAACCACCCCAGTACGCCCTCGAGGGCGCCATCTTCGCCACGGGCGCCGCCATCGAGTGGCTCCAGGACACCGACATCATCGAGGACGCTGCGGAGACCGAGCGACTCGCCCGCTCGGTCGACTCCACCGACGGCGTCTACTTCGTCCCGGCGTTCACTGGCCTGGGCGCACCCCACTGGGACCAGCGCGCCCGCGGCACCGTCGTCGGTCTGACCCGCGGGACGGGGAAGGCCCACCTGGTTCGTGCGGTCCTGGAGTCAATCGCGTACCAGACCCGCGACGTGGCGGAAGCCATGGAGGCGGACGCCGGCCTGGACATGAACCGCCTCCGCGTCGACGGAGGCGCGGTGAAGAACAACTTCCTCTGCCAGCTGCAGGCGGACATCATCGGGACCGACATCGCCCGCCCGCAGGTCGACGAGACGACCGCGCTCGGATCGGCGTACGCCGCCGGCCTCGCGGTCGGCTACTGGGAGACCGTCGACGAACTCCGAGACAACTGGCGGACCGACCGCGAGTTCGAACAGCGGGACACACCGGACGTGGAGGACAACTACGAGCAGTGGGGCCGGGCCGTCGAGCGCTCGCGCGACTGGGCCCAGGAGGGGACGTAG
- a CDS encoding mandelate racemase/muconate lactonizing enzyme family protein, with product MIEPFTLPLDVPLSTADGTIAEREGFLFARDGGVGEAAPLAGWTESLDACERALREADAADDWNGALAACESARAARHAVSLAKLDADARAAGVPLAGHLADLNHRDAVPVNATVGDADPETTANSVAEATRAGFETVKVKVGARSVADDTERLRLARKAAREAADSTAVSPDSLALRADANGAWTREQAREAFDAFADVGVEYVEQPLPTDDLEGHRALRGGAVGVALDESLPAHSASDVFPAADYVVLKPMALGGVDRARDVALAARNAGVTPVVTTTIDAVVARTAAVHLAASLPDVPACGLATADRLVEDLAADPAPVERGRIRVPDGPGVGVSGVVEGA from the coding sequence ATGATCGAACCGTTCACCCTTCCGCTCGACGTCCCGCTCTCGACCGCGGACGGGACCATCGCGGAGCGCGAGGGGTTCCTGTTCGCTCGCGACGGCGGCGTGGGAGAGGCCGCGCCGCTCGCGGGGTGGACCGAATCCCTCGACGCCTGTGAGCGCGCGCTCCGCGAGGCCGACGCTGCCGACGACTGGAACGGCGCGCTCGCGGCCTGCGAGAGCGCCCGCGCGGCGCGCCACGCGGTCTCGCTCGCGAAACTCGACGCCGACGCGCGGGCGGCGGGCGTGCCGCTCGCTGGCCACCTCGCCGACCTGAACCACCGGGACGCGGTTCCCGTGAACGCGACTGTCGGGGACGCGGACCCCGAGACGACCGCTAATTCGGTCGCCGAGGCCACCCGAGCGGGGTTCGAGACGGTGAAGGTGAAGGTCGGCGCGCGCTCGGTCGCGGACGACACAGAGCGCTTGCGCCTGGCCCGGAAGGCTGCCCGAGAAGCGGCGGACAGCACGGCTGTGTCGCCGGACTCCCTCGCGCTCCGCGCGGACGCCAACGGCGCGTGGACGCGCGAGCAGGCCCGCGAGGCGTTCGACGCGTTCGCCGACGTCGGCGTCGAGTACGTCGAACAGCCACTCCCGACTGACGACCTCGAGGGTCACCGCGCGCTCCGCGGCGGCGCGGTCGGCGTGGCGCTCGACGAGTCGCTCCCCGCGCATTCTGCCAGCGACGTATTTCCGGCCGCGGACTACGTCGTTCTCAAGCCGATGGCGCTCGGCGGCGTCGACCGCGCGCGAGACGTCGCGCTCGCCGCGCGTAACGCCGGCGTGACGCCCGTGGTGACCACGACCATCGACGCTGTCGTTGCGCGCACCGCCGCGGTCCACCTCGCTGCGAGCCTCCCCGACGTTCCGGCGTGCGGCCTCGCCACCGCCGACCGACTCGTCGAGGACCTCGCGGCCGATCCGGCGCCCGTCGAGCGCGGGCGGATTCGCGTCCCCGACGGCCCGGGCGTCGGCGTCTCCGGGGTGGTCGAGGGTGCGTGA
- a CDS encoding FAD-dependent oxidoreductase, whose protein sequence is MVQETTVLVVGGGVTGVGVARDLATRGVDVTLVERDGLNAGTSGRSHGVLHSGARYADTDPEGAAECIAENRVLREVAPGCVRPTGGYFVQVVGDDPDYFDQKVSACRDCGIDVEVLDGAEARDSEPALTPDAERVAVVPDGVVYPSRLVAATAADARDHGAAVHTHAPVEELLTDGDTVVGALVDGLGRVHADHVVNATGAWADDLAATVGIDLEMHPTKGAMVTVESPQLDTVINRCRPTDDGDIVVPHGRTAVLGTTSVEVEDPASFPQEDWEVERVTEECAAMVPDVADAPVECAYWGVRPLYSPESYGEDARGISRGFYLLDHAARDDVRGLTTIVGGKLTTHRLMAEATADHVTERLGVDAACRTAETLLPAQGNLDRLDALVDEFDAGGPADADVVGR, encoded by the coding sequence ATGGTTCAGGAGACGACAGTCCTGGTCGTCGGCGGCGGCGTCACGGGCGTCGGTGTCGCTCGCGACCTCGCGACGCGCGGCGTCGACGTGACGCTCGTCGAACGCGACGGCCTCAACGCCGGCACCTCGGGTCGCTCCCACGGCGTCCTGCACAGCGGCGCCCGCTACGCCGACACCGACCCCGAGGGCGCCGCAGAATGCATCGCGGAGAACCGCGTCCTCCGCGAGGTCGCTCCGGGTTGTGTCCGCCCCACGGGCGGCTACTTCGTGCAGGTCGTCGGCGACGACCCCGACTACTTCGACCAGAAGGTTAGCGCCTGTCGGGACTGCGGCATCGACGTCGAGGTCCTCGACGGCGCCGAAGCCCGCGACAGCGAACCCGCGCTGACCCCGGACGCCGAGCGCGTCGCCGTCGTGCCGGACGGCGTCGTCTACCCCTCCAGACTCGTCGCCGCGACCGCCGCGGACGCCCGCGACCACGGCGCCGCCGTCCACACACACGCGCCCGTCGAGGAACTCCTCACCGACGGCGACACCGTCGTCGGCGCCCTCGTCGACGGTCTCGGCCGCGTCCACGCCGACCACGTCGTCAACGCCACGGGTGCGTGGGCCGACGACCTCGCCGCCACGGTCGGCATCGACCTCGAGATGCACCCCACGAAGGGCGCCATGGTGACCGTCGAGAGCCCCCAACTGGACACTGTCATCAACCGGTGTCGACCCACCGACGACGGCGACATCGTCGTCCCGCACGGCCGGACCGCCGTGCTCGGCACCACCAGTGTCGAGGTTGAGGACCCGGCGTCGTTCCCCCAGGAGGACTGGGAGGTCGAACGCGTCACCGAGGAGTGCGCCGCGATGGTCCCCGACGTCGCGGACGCGCCGGTCGAGTGCGCCTACTGGGGCGTCCGCCCGCTGTACAGCCCCGAGTCCTACGGCGAGGACGCGCGTGGCATCTCCCGCGGGTTCTACCTGCTCGACCACGCCGCCCGCGACGACGTCCGGGGACTCACGACCATCGTCGGCGGCAAACTCACCACGCACCGCCTGATGGCGGAAGCCACCGCTGACCACGTGACCGAGCGACTCGGCGTCGACGCTGCGTGCCGGACCGCCGAGACCCTACTCCCCGCCCAGGGGAATCTCGACAGACTCGACGCGCTCGTCGACGAGTTCGACGCCGGCGGTCCCGCGGACGCGGACGTGGTCGGCCGGTAG
- a CDS encoding DUF368 domain-containing protein: MSVRDWAGVYLKGAAMGAADAVPGVSGGTIALITGIYERLVGAIAALDPAEAVMLLELLPHLTSADGRAEFASTLREMDVPFLVMLAVGVLTAVLTVANLVEIARHEYTAITFAFFLGLIAASVVVLLSEVSLDTTGRVTAGIVGFAVAFALSGAGQGSLLSASLPLVFVAGAIAICAMVLPGVSGSLLLLTFGLYATMTNAVSEATDAVLAGNLGAASAPVTTLVVFSLGALLGVLTFARVVEWAFDHYRAATLTFLVALMAGALRAPAIKITEATGAWTLETGVPVLVAALVGAGLVLVLDATTDDLDY, encoded by the coding sequence ATGTCGGTGCGCGACTGGGCCGGCGTCTACCTGAAGGGCGCGGCGATGGGTGCGGCGGACGCGGTGCCCGGCGTCTCCGGTGGCACCATCGCGCTCATCACGGGCATCTACGAGCGACTCGTGGGTGCAATCGCGGCCCTCGACCCGGCTGAGGCAGTGATGCTGCTCGAGCTCCTCCCGCACCTGACGAGCGCGGACGGCCGGGCGGAGTTCGCGTCGACGCTCCGGGAGATGGACGTGCCGTTCCTCGTGATGCTCGCGGTCGGCGTACTGACTGCGGTGTTGACGGTGGCGAACCTCGTGGAGATCGCGCGACACGAATACACCGCCATCACGTTCGCGTTCTTCCTGGGTCTCATCGCGGCGAGCGTCGTGGTTCTCCTGAGCGAGGTGTCACTCGACACCACGGGGCGTGTAACGGCGGGAATCGTCGGTTTCGCGGTGGCGTTCGCGCTCAGCGGCGCCGGCCAGGGGAGTCTGCTGTCGGCGAGTCTCCCGCTGGTGTTCGTCGCCGGAGCAATCGCCATCTGCGCGATGGTGCTGCCCGGCGTCTCCGGGTCGCTGCTGTTGTTGACCTTCGGGCTGTACGCGACGATGACGAACGCCGTCAGCGAGGCGACCGACGCTGTGCTCGCGGGTAATCTGGGTGCTGCGTCGGCGCCAGTGACCACGCTCGTTGTGTTCTCGCTCGGCGCGTTGCTCGGCGTGTTGACGTTCGCCCGCGTTGTGGAGTGGGCATTCGACCACTACCGTGCGGCGACGCTGACGTTCCTCGTCGCGTTGATGGCGGGGGCGTTGCGCGCGCCGGCGATCAAGATCACCGAGGCGACTGGCGCGTGGACCCTCGAGACGGGGGTGCCCGTTCTCGTGGCGGCGCTCGTCGGCGCGGGTCTCGTGCTCGTACTCGACGCGACGACCGACGACCTGGACTACTGA